From the Homo sapiens chromosome 1, GRCh38.p14 Primary Assembly genome, one window contains:
- the ATXN7L2 gene encoding ataxin-7-like protein 2 isoform 1 (isoform 1 is encoded by transcript variant 1) yields MAVRERAAAAMAALERRVPSLDDFAGQSWSSWVERADLPAADGAELEESSKNTKKLDAMTLIKEDMSIFGHCPAHDDFYLVVCNHCSQVVKPQAFQKHCERRHGPLSKLYGRAPPPPPAPASSQKCHVVNGQGPACRAPGSTKTSSREKGQGSRSRGHQPPEKTQKDNLCLFVPVVNLEKMSSLPKPDGHGIRVAPPSAFLSQPGGLTKDSPGKPPMAPPSKEPPGRENIEIIPSEGSSHWAEGSPPEKEPSGTRLPPKTHRKMARKECDLNRQCGVINPETKKICTRLLTCKIHSVHQRREVQGRAKDFDVLVAELKANSRKGESPKEKSPGRKEQVLERPSQELPSSVQVVAAVAAPSSTFSVRAKQTYPYCALPRSRASSESELDDEGPCGGDGDPGLFPFPMPRGGTQASSEESEEEGTSDDLHPPPDCHYATRPPRPQAFCTFGSRLVSPGCYVFSRRLDRFCSALSSMLERHLSTHMWKKIPPAAEPPAHLVNSPLSAPLSPSSTGTCPRLPGPTLRPACPASMPPTKDNLVPSYPAGSPSVAAACSQAECMGGSQAITSPLPANTPSPSFSKLPPSKASKSSKGKDGVEVEAPSRKRKLSPGPTTLKRTCILEPTGKGKPSGCRGLSAKTKTALSMGLNGTMGPRVKRAGPLDCRGSPHQLPTPVKASQLENRGAAGHPAKALPTNCLSEEEVAKKRKNLATYCRPVKAKHCQAGAPADVACSVRRKKPGPALAFEEKCSTLKSKAH; encoded by the exons ATGGCGGTGCGTGAACGCGCGGCGGCAGCAATGGCCGCTCTGGAGCGGCGGGTGCCGAGTCTCGATGACTTCGCGGGACAGAGCTGGAGCTCGTGGGTGGAGCGGGCCGACCTGCCCGCGGCTGACG GGGCTGAGCTGGAGGAGAGTAGCAAAAACACGAAGAAGTTGGATGCCATGACCCTCATTAAAGAAG ACATGTCCATCTTCGGGCACTGCCCTGCCCATGATGACTTCTACTTGGTTGTGTGTAACCACTGCAGCCAAGTGGTGAAGCCTCAAGCTTTCCAGAAGCACTGCG AAAGAAGACATGGGCCCCTCAGCAAGCTTTATGGCcgggccccacccccacctccagcccctgccaGCTCTCAGAAATGCCATGTAGTGAATGGGCAGGGCCCAGCTTGTAGGGCCCCAGGTTCCACGAAAACCTCCTCCAGGGAGAAGGGCCAGGGGTCCCGGAGCCGTGGCCACCAGCCTCCTGAGAAGACCCAGAAGGACAACCTCTG CCTTTTCGTGCCTGTGGTGAATCTGGAGAAGATGTCCAGTCTCCCGAAGCCTGATGGACATGGAATCAGGGTGGCCCCaccctctgcttttctcagccAGCCAGGGGGCCTCACCAAGGACTCCCCTGGAAAACCTCCCATGGCTCCCCCTTCTAAAGAACCTCCTGGCAGAGAGAACATCGAGATCATCCCCAGTGAGGGGTCCAGTCACTGGGCTGAAGGCAGCCCTCCTGAAAAGGAGCCCAGTGGGACCAGGCTGCCCCCTAAAACCCACCGGAAGATGGCTC GGAAGGAGTGCGACCTCAACAGGCAGTGTGGGGTAATAAATCCAGAGACCAAAAAGATCTGTACCCGCCTGTTGACCTGCAAG ATCCACTCAGTACACCAGCGCCGGGAAGTCCAGGGCCGGGCCAAGGACTTTGACGTGCTGGTGGCAGAGCTGAAGGCCAACTCCCGCAAAGGGGAGTCTCCCAAGGAGAAGAGCCCAGGGCGCAAGGAGCAAGTTCTCGAGCGCCCCTCCCAGGAGCTCCCCTCCTCAGTCCAGGTTGTAGCAGCGGTGGCTGCTCCCAGCAGCACCTTCTCTGTTCGTGCCAAGCAGACCTACCCATACTGTGCACTGCCCAG GTCCCGGGCCTCCTCCGAGAGTGAATTGGATGATGAAGGCCCCTGTGGTGGTGATGGGGACCCAGGCCTGTTCCCCTTCCCCATGCCCCGGGGTGGGACCCAGGCCTCCAGCGAAGAGAGTGAGGAGGAGGGGACATCTGACGACCTCCACCCACCCCCTGACTGCCATTATGCAACCCGGCCCCCACGGCCACAGGCG TTCTGCACCTTTGGGAGCCGGCTGGTGAGCCCAGGATGCTATGTGTTTAGCCGCCGGCTGGACCGGTTCTGCTCAGCACTCAGCTCCATGCTGGAACGGCACCTCAGCACACACATGTGGAA GAAGATCCCACCGGCAGCTGAACCTCCAGCTCACCTTGTCAACTCCCCGTTATCTGCTCCCCTGAGCCCATCctctacaggcacctgcccccgCCTTCCAGGTCCAACCCTGAGACCTGCCTGCCCAGCCTCCATGCCCCCCACCAAGGACAACCTTGTCCCCAGCTACCCTGCAGGCTCCCCCAGCGTGGCGGCTGCCTGTAGCCAGGCAGAGTGCATGGGCGGGAGCCAGGCTATCACCTCACCACTGCCTGCCAACACGCCATCCCCGTCCTTCAGCAAGCTGCCGCCTTCCAAGGCCAGCAAGTCATCCAAAGGCAAGGACggggtggaggtggaggcccCTTCTCGAAAGCGGAAGTTATCCCCTGGCCCTACCACTCTTAAACGGACCTGCATCCTGGAGCCCACTGGAAAAGGGAAACCCTCTGGCTGTAGGGGCCTCTCGGCCAAAACTAAAACAGCCCTGAGCATGGGGCTTAATGGGACAATGGGGCCAAGAGTGAAGCGGGCAGGGCCCCTGGACTGTCGTGGCTCCCCTCATCAGCTCCCCACACCAGTCAAGGCTTCTCAGCTGGAGAACCGGGGAGCAGCTGGACACCCAGCCAAGGCCCTGCCAACCAACTGCCTCTCTGAGGAGGAGGTGGCCAAGAAGCGGAAAAACCTGGCCACTTATTGCCGGCCAGTGAAGGCCAAGCACTGTCAGGCTGGTGCCCCTGCTGATGTGGCCTGCTCTGTGCGCCGCAAGAAGCCAGGCCCGGCCCTGGCCTTTGAGGAGAAGTGCTCTACACTGAAG TCAAAAGCCCATTAA
- the ATXN7L2 gene encoding ataxin-7-like protein 2 isoform 4 (isoform 4 is encoded by transcript variant 4), whose product MTLIKEDMSIFGHCPAHDDFYLVVCNHCSQVVKPQAFQKHCERRHGPLSKLYGRAPPPPPAPASSQKCHVVNGQGPACRAPGSTKTSSREKGQGSRSRGHQPPEKTQKDNLCLFVPVVNLEKMSSLPKPDGHGIRVAPPSAFLSQPGGLTKDSPGKPPMAPPSKEPPGRENIEIIPSEGSSHWAEGSPPEKEPSGTRLPPKTHRKMARKECDLNRQCGVINPETKKICTRLLTCKIHSVHQRREVQGRAKDFDVLVAELKANSRKGESPKEKSPGRKEQVLERPSQELPSSVQVVAAVAAPSSTFSVRAKQTYPYCALPRSRASSESELDDEGPCGGDGDPGLFPFPMPRGGTQASSEESEEEGTSDDLHPPPDCHYATRPPRPQAFCTFGSRLVSPGCYVFSRRLDRFCSALSSMLERHLSTHMWKKIPPAAEPPAHLVNSPLSAPLSPSSTGTCPRLPGPTLRPACPASMPPTKDNLVPSYPAGSPSVAAACSQAECMGGSQAITSPLPANTPSPSFSKLPPSKASKSSKGKDGVEVEAPSRKRKLSPGPTTLKRTCILEPTGKGKPSGCRGLSAKTKTALSMGLNGTMGPRVKRAGPLDCRGSPHQLPTPVKASQLENRGAAGHPAKALPTNCLSEEEVAKKRKNLATYCRPVKAKHCQAGAPADVACSVRRKKPGPALAFEEKCSTLKSKAH is encoded by the exons ATGACCCTCATTAAAGAAG ACATGTCCATCTTCGGGCACTGCCCTGCCCATGATGACTTCTACTTGGTTGTGTGTAACCACTGCAGCCAAGTGGTGAAGCCTCAAGCTTTCCAGAAGCACTGCG AAAGAAGACATGGGCCCCTCAGCAAGCTTTATGGCcgggccccacccccacctccagcccctgccaGCTCTCAGAAATGCCATGTAGTGAATGGGCAGGGCCCAGCTTGTAGGGCCCCAGGTTCCACGAAAACCTCCTCCAGGGAGAAGGGCCAGGGGTCCCGGAGCCGTGGCCACCAGCCTCCTGAGAAGACCCAGAAGGACAACCTCTG CCTTTTCGTGCCTGTGGTGAATCTGGAGAAGATGTCCAGTCTCCCGAAGCCTGATGGACATGGAATCAGGGTGGCCCCaccctctgcttttctcagccAGCCAGGGGGCCTCACCAAGGACTCCCCTGGAAAACCTCCCATGGCTCCCCCTTCTAAAGAACCTCCTGGCAGAGAGAACATCGAGATCATCCCCAGTGAGGGGTCCAGTCACTGGGCTGAAGGCAGCCCTCCTGAAAAGGAGCCCAGTGGGACCAGGCTGCCCCCTAAAACCCACCGGAAGATGGCTC GGAAGGAGTGCGACCTCAACAGGCAGTGTGGGGTAATAAATCCAGAGACCAAAAAGATCTGTACCCGCCTGTTGACCTGCAAG ATCCACTCAGTACACCAGCGCCGGGAAGTCCAGGGCCGGGCCAAGGACTTTGACGTGCTGGTGGCAGAGCTGAAGGCCAACTCCCGCAAAGGGGAGTCTCCCAAGGAGAAGAGCCCAGGGCGCAAGGAGCAAGTTCTCGAGCGCCCCTCCCAGGAGCTCCCCTCCTCAGTCCAGGTTGTAGCAGCGGTGGCTGCTCCCAGCAGCACCTTCTCTGTTCGTGCCAAGCAGACCTACCCATACTGTGCACTGCCCAG GTCCCGGGCCTCCTCCGAGAGTGAATTGGATGATGAAGGCCCCTGTGGTGGTGATGGGGACCCAGGCCTGTTCCCCTTCCCCATGCCCCGGGGTGGGACCCAGGCCTCCAGCGAAGAGAGTGAGGAGGAGGGGACATCTGACGACCTCCACCCACCCCCTGACTGCCATTATGCAACCCGGCCCCCACGGCCACAGGCG TTCTGCACCTTTGGGAGCCGGCTGGTGAGCCCAGGATGCTATGTGTTTAGCCGCCGGCTGGACCGGTTCTGCTCAGCACTCAGCTCCATGCTGGAACGGCACCTCAGCACACACATGTGGAA GAAGATCCCACCGGCAGCTGAACCTCCAGCTCACCTTGTCAACTCCCCGTTATCTGCTCCCCTGAGCCCATCctctacaggcacctgcccccgCCTTCCAGGTCCAACCCTGAGACCTGCCTGCCCAGCCTCCATGCCCCCCACCAAGGACAACCTTGTCCCCAGCTACCCTGCAGGCTCCCCCAGCGTGGCGGCTGCCTGTAGCCAGGCAGAGTGCATGGGCGGGAGCCAGGCTATCACCTCACCACTGCCTGCCAACACGCCATCCCCGTCCTTCAGCAAGCTGCCGCCTTCCAAGGCCAGCAAGTCATCCAAAGGCAAGGACggggtggaggtggaggcccCTTCTCGAAAGCGGAAGTTATCCCCTGGCCCTACCACTCTTAAACGGACCTGCATCCTGGAGCCCACTGGAAAAGGGAAACCCTCTGGCTGTAGGGGCCTCTCGGCCAAAACTAAAACAGCCCTGAGCATGGGGCTTAATGGGACAATGGGGCCAAGAGTGAAGCGGGCAGGGCCCCTGGACTGTCGTGGCTCCCCTCATCAGCTCCCCACACCAGTCAAGGCTTCTCAGCTGGAGAACCGGGGAGCAGCTGGACACCCAGCCAAGGCCCTGCCAACCAACTGCCTCTCTGAGGAGGAGGTGGCCAAGAAGCGGAAAAACCTGGCCACTTATTGCCGGCCAGTGAAGGCCAAGCACTGTCAGGCTGGTGCCCCTGCTGATGTGGCCTGCTCTGTGCGCCGCAAGAAGCCAGGCCCGGCCCTGGCCTTTGAGGAGAAGTGCTCTACACTGAAG TCAAAAGCCCATTAA
- the ATXN7L2 gene encoding ataxin-7-like protein 2 isoform X3 codes for MTLIKEDMSIFGHCPAHDDFYLVVCNHCSQVVKPQAFQKHCERRHGPLSKLYGRAPPPPPAPASSQKCHVVNGQGPACRAPGSTKTSSREKGQGSRSRGHQPPEKTQKDNLCLFVPVVNLEKMSSLPKPDGHGIRVAPPSAFLSQPGGLTKDSPGKPPMAPPSKEPPGRENIEIIPSEGSSHWAEGSPPEKEPSGTRLPPKTHRKMARKECDLNRQCGVINPETKKICTRLLTCKIHSVHQRREVQGRAKDFDVLVAELKANSRKGESPKEKSPGRKEQVLERPSQELPSSVQVVAAVAAPSSTFSVRAKQTYPYCALPRSRASSESELDDEGPCGGDGDPGLFPFPMPRGGTQASSEESEEEGTSDDLHPPPDCHYATRPPRPQAFCTFGSRLVSPGCYVFSRRLDRFCSALSSMLERHLSTHMWKKIPPAAEPPAHLVNSPLSAPLSPSSTGTCPRLPGPTLRPACPASMPPTKDNLVPSYPAGSPSVAAACSQAECMGGSQAITSPLPANTPSPSFSKLPPSKASKSSKGKDGVEVEAPSRKRKLSPGPTTLKRTCILEPTGKGKPSGCRGLSAKTKTALSMGLNGTMGPRVKRAGPLDCRGSPHQLPTPVKASQLENRGAAGHPAKALPTNCLSEEEVAKKRKNLATYCRPVKAKHCQAGAPADVACSVRRKKPGPALAFEEKCSTLKVLELPLFPEGKGV; via the exons ATGACCCTCATTAAAGAAG ACATGTCCATCTTCGGGCACTGCCCTGCCCATGATGACTTCTACTTGGTTGTGTGTAACCACTGCAGCCAAGTGGTGAAGCCTCAAGCTTTCCAGAAGCACTGCG AAAGAAGACATGGGCCCCTCAGCAAGCTTTATGGCcgggccccacccccacctccagcccctgccaGCTCTCAGAAATGCCATGTAGTGAATGGGCAGGGCCCAGCTTGTAGGGCCCCAGGTTCCACGAAAACCTCCTCCAGGGAGAAGGGCCAGGGGTCCCGGAGCCGTGGCCACCAGCCTCCTGAGAAGACCCAGAAGGACAACCTCTG CCTTTTCGTGCCTGTGGTGAATCTGGAGAAGATGTCCAGTCTCCCGAAGCCTGATGGACATGGAATCAGGGTGGCCCCaccctctgcttttctcagccAGCCAGGGGGCCTCACCAAGGACTCCCCTGGAAAACCTCCCATGGCTCCCCCTTCTAAAGAACCTCCTGGCAGAGAGAACATCGAGATCATCCCCAGTGAGGGGTCCAGTCACTGGGCTGAAGGCAGCCCTCCTGAAAAGGAGCCCAGTGGGACCAGGCTGCCCCCTAAAACCCACCGGAAGATGGCTC GGAAGGAGTGCGACCTCAACAGGCAGTGTGGGGTAATAAATCCAGAGACCAAAAAGATCTGTACCCGCCTGTTGACCTGCAAG ATCCACTCAGTACACCAGCGCCGGGAAGTCCAGGGCCGGGCCAAGGACTTTGACGTGCTGGTGGCAGAGCTGAAGGCCAACTCCCGCAAAGGGGAGTCTCCCAAGGAGAAGAGCCCAGGGCGCAAGGAGCAAGTTCTCGAGCGCCCCTCCCAGGAGCTCCCCTCCTCAGTCCAGGTTGTAGCAGCGGTGGCTGCTCCCAGCAGCACCTTCTCTGTTCGTGCCAAGCAGACCTACCCATACTGTGCACTGCCCAG GTCCCGGGCCTCCTCCGAGAGTGAATTGGATGATGAAGGCCCCTGTGGTGGTGATGGGGACCCAGGCCTGTTCCCCTTCCCCATGCCCCGGGGTGGGACCCAGGCCTCCAGCGAAGAGAGTGAGGAGGAGGGGACATCTGACGACCTCCACCCACCCCCTGACTGCCATTATGCAACCCGGCCCCCACGGCCACAGGCG TTCTGCACCTTTGGGAGCCGGCTGGTGAGCCCAGGATGCTATGTGTTTAGCCGCCGGCTGGACCGGTTCTGCTCAGCACTCAGCTCCATGCTGGAACGGCACCTCAGCACACACATGTGGAA GAAGATCCCACCGGCAGCTGAACCTCCAGCTCACCTTGTCAACTCCCCGTTATCTGCTCCCCTGAGCCCATCctctacaggcacctgcccccgCCTTCCAGGTCCAACCCTGAGACCTGCCTGCCCAGCCTCCATGCCCCCCACCAAGGACAACCTTGTCCCCAGCTACCCTGCAGGCTCCCCCAGCGTGGCGGCTGCCTGTAGCCAGGCAGAGTGCATGGGCGGGAGCCAGGCTATCACCTCACCACTGCCTGCCAACACGCCATCCCCGTCCTTCAGCAAGCTGCCGCCTTCCAAGGCCAGCAAGTCATCCAAAGGCAAGGACggggtggaggtggaggcccCTTCTCGAAAGCGGAAGTTATCCCCTGGCCCTACCACTCTTAAACGGACCTGCATCCTGGAGCCCACTGGAAAAGGGAAACCCTCTGGCTGTAGGGGCCTCTCGGCCAAAACTAAAACAGCCCTGAGCATGGGGCTTAATGGGACAATGGGGCCAAGAGTGAAGCGGGCAGGGCCCCTGGACTGTCGTGGCTCCCCTCATCAGCTCCCCACACCAGTCAAGGCTTCTCAGCTGGAGAACCGGGGAGCAGCTGGACACCCAGCCAAGGCCCTGCCAACCAACTGCCTCTCTGAGGAGGAGGTGGCCAAGAAGCGGAAAAACCTGGCCACTTATTGCCGGCCAGTGAAGGCCAAGCACTGTCAGGCTGGTGCCCCTGCTGATGTGGCCTGCTCTGTGCGCCGCAAGAAGCCAGGCCCGGCCCTGGCCTTTGAGGAGAAGTGCTCTACACTGAAG GTACTGGAGCTACCTCTGTTCCCTGAAGGAAAGGGAGTTTGA
- the ATXN7L2 gene encoding ataxin-7-like protein 2 isoform X5, which yields MDMESGWPHPLLFSASQGASPRTPLENLPWLPLLKNLLAERTSRSSPVRGPVTGLKAALLKRSPVGPGCPLKPTGRWLIHSVHQRREVQGRAKDFDVLVAELKANSRKGESPKEKSPGRKEQVLERPSQELPSSVQVVAAVAAPSSTFSVRAKQTYPYCALPRSRASSESELDDEGPCGGDGDPGLFPFPMPRGGTQASSEESEEEGTSDDLHPPPDCHYATRPPRPQAFCTFGSRLVSPGCYVFSRRLDRFCSALSSMLERHLSTHMWKKIPPAAEPPAHLVNSPLSAPLSPSSTGTCPRLPGPTLRPACPASMPPTKDNLVPSYPAGSPSVAAACSQAECMGGSQAITSPLPANTPSPSFSKLPPSKASKSSKGKDGVEVEAPSRKRKLSPGPTTLKRTCILEPTGKGKPSGCRGLSAKTKTALSMGLNGTMGPRVKRAGPLDCRGSPHQLPTPVKASQLENRGAAGHPAKALPTNCLSEEEVAKKRKNLATYCRPVKAKHCQAGAPADVACSVRRKKPGPALAFEEKCSTLKSKAH from the exons ATGGACATGGAATCAGGGTGGCCCCaccctctgcttttctcagccAGCCAGGGGGCCTCACCAAGGACTCCCCTGGAAAACCTCCCATGGCTCCCCCTTCTAAAGAACCTCCTGGCAGAGAGAACATCGAGATCATCCCCAGTGAGGGGTCCAGTCACTGGGCTGAAGGCAGCCCTCCTGAAAAGGAGCCCAGTGGGACCAGGCTGCCCCCTAAAACCCACCGGAAGATGGCTC ATCCACTCAGTACACCAGCGCCGGGAAGTCCAGGGCCGGGCCAAGGACTTTGACGTGCTGGTGGCAGAGCTGAAGGCCAACTCCCGCAAAGGGGAGTCTCCCAAGGAGAAGAGCCCAGGGCGCAAGGAGCAAGTTCTCGAGCGCCCCTCCCAGGAGCTCCCCTCCTCAGTCCAGGTTGTAGCAGCGGTGGCTGCTCCCAGCAGCACCTTCTCTGTTCGTGCCAAGCAGACCTACCCATACTGTGCACTGCCCAG GTCCCGGGCCTCCTCCGAGAGTGAATTGGATGATGAAGGCCCCTGTGGTGGTGATGGGGACCCAGGCCTGTTCCCCTTCCCCATGCCCCGGGGTGGGACCCAGGCCTCCAGCGAAGAGAGTGAGGAGGAGGGGACATCTGACGACCTCCACCCACCCCCTGACTGCCATTATGCAACCCGGCCCCCACGGCCACAGGCG TTCTGCACCTTTGGGAGCCGGCTGGTGAGCCCAGGATGCTATGTGTTTAGCCGCCGGCTGGACCGGTTCTGCTCAGCACTCAGCTCCATGCTGGAACGGCACCTCAGCACACACATGTGGAA GAAGATCCCACCGGCAGCTGAACCTCCAGCTCACCTTGTCAACTCCCCGTTATCTGCTCCCCTGAGCCCATCctctacaggcacctgcccccgCCTTCCAGGTCCAACCCTGAGACCTGCCTGCCCAGCCTCCATGCCCCCCACCAAGGACAACCTTGTCCCCAGCTACCCTGCAGGCTCCCCCAGCGTGGCGGCTGCCTGTAGCCAGGCAGAGTGCATGGGCGGGAGCCAGGCTATCACCTCACCACTGCCTGCCAACACGCCATCCCCGTCCTTCAGCAAGCTGCCGCCTTCCAAGGCCAGCAAGTCATCCAAAGGCAAGGACggggtggaggtggaggcccCTTCTCGAAAGCGGAAGTTATCCCCTGGCCCTACCACTCTTAAACGGACCTGCATCCTGGAGCCCACTGGAAAAGGGAAACCCTCTGGCTGTAGGGGCCTCTCGGCCAAAACTAAAACAGCCCTGAGCATGGGGCTTAATGGGACAATGGGGCCAAGAGTGAAGCGGGCAGGGCCCCTGGACTGTCGTGGCTCCCCTCATCAGCTCCCCACACCAGTCAAGGCTTCTCAGCTGGAGAACCGGGGAGCAGCTGGACACCCAGCCAAGGCCCTGCCAACCAACTGCCTCTCTGAGGAGGAGGTGGCCAAGAAGCGGAAAAACCTGGCCACTTATTGCCGGCCAGTGAAGGCCAAGCACTGTCAGGCTGGTGCCCCTGCTGATGTGGCCTGCTCTGTGCGCCGCAAGAAGCCAGGCCCGGCCCTGGCCTTTGAGGAGAAGTGCTCTACACTGAAG TCAAAAGCCCATTAA
- the ATXN7L2 gene encoding ataxin-7-like protein 2 isoform X4: MDMESGWPHPLLFSASQGASPRTPLENLPWLPLLKNLLAERTSRSSPVRGPVTGLKAALLKRSPVGPGCPLKPTGRWLIHSVHQRREVQGRAKDFDVLVAELKANSRKGESPKEKSPGRKEQVLERPSQELPSSVQVVAAVAAPSSTFSVRAKQTYPYCALPRSRASSESELDDEGPCGGDGDPGLFPFPMPRGGTQASSEESEEEGTSDDLHPPPDCHYATRPPRPQAFCTFGSRLVSPGCYVFSRRLDRFCSALSSMLERHLSTHMWKKIPPAAEPPAHLVNSPLSAPLSPSSTGTCPRLPGPTLRPACPASMPPTKDNLVPSYPAGSPSVAAACSQAECMGGSQAITSPLPANTPSPSFSKLPPSKASKSSKGKDGVEVEAPSRKRKLSPGPTTLKRTCILEPTGKGKPSGCRGLSAKTKTALSMGLNGTMGPRVKRAGPLDCRGSPHQLPTPVKASQLENRGAAGHPAKALPTNCLSEEEVAKKRKNLATYCRPVKAKHCQAGAPADVACSVRRKKPGPALAFEEKCSTLKVLELPLFPEGKGV; this comes from the exons ATGGACATGGAATCAGGGTGGCCCCaccctctgcttttctcagccAGCCAGGGGGCCTCACCAAGGACTCCCCTGGAAAACCTCCCATGGCTCCCCCTTCTAAAGAACCTCCTGGCAGAGAGAACATCGAGATCATCCCCAGTGAGGGGTCCAGTCACTGGGCTGAAGGCAGCCCTCCTGAAAAGGAGCCCAGTGGGACCAGGCTGCCCCCTAAAACCCACCGGAAGATGGCTC ATCCACTCAGTACACCAGCGCCGGGAAGTCCAGGGCCGGGCCAAGGACTTTGACGTGCTGGTGGCAGAGCTGAAGGCCAACTCCCGCAAAGGGGAGTCTCCCAAGGAGAAGAGCCCAGGGCGCAAGGAGCAAGTTCTCGAGCGCCCCTCCCAGGAGCTCCCCTCCTCAGTCCAGGTTGTAGCAGCGGTGGCTGCTCCCAGCAGCACCTTCTCTGTTCGTGCCAAGCAGACCTACCCATACTGTGCACTGCCCAG GTCCCGGGCCTCCTCCGAGAGTGAATTGGATGATGAAGGCCCCTGTGGTGGTGATGGGGACCCAGGCCTGTTCCCCTTCCCCATGCCCCGGGGTGGGACCCAGGCCTCCAGCGAAGAGAGTGAGGAGGAGGGGACATCTGACGACCTCCACCCACCCCCTGACTGCCATTATGCAACCCGGCCCCCACGGCCACAGGCG TTCTGCACCTTTGGGAGCCGGCTGGTGAGCCCAGGATGCTATGTGTTTAGCCGCCGGCTGGACCGGTTCTGCTCAGCACTCAGCTCCATGCTGGAACGGCACCTCAGCACACACATGTGGAA GAAGATCCCACCGGCAGCTGAACCTCCAGCTCACCTTGTCAACTCCCCGTTATCTGCTCCCCTGAGCCCATCctctacaggcacctgcccccgCCTTCCAGGTCCAACCCTGAGACCTGCCTGCCCAGCCTCCATGCCCCCCACCAAGGACAACCTTGTCCCCAGCTACCCTGCAGGCTCCCCCAGCGTGGCGGCTGCCTGTAGCCAGGCAGAGTGCATGGGCGGGAGCCAGGCTATCACCTCACCACTGCCTGCCAACACGCCATCCCCGTCCTTCAGCAAGCTGCCGCCTTCCAAGGCCAGCAAGTCATCCAAAGGCAAGGACggggtggaggtggaggcccCTTCTCGAAAGCGGAAGTTATCCCCTGGCCCTACCACTCTTAAACGGACCTGCATCCTGGAGCCCACTGGAAAAGGGAAACCCTCTGGCTGTAGGGGCCTCTCGGCCAAAACTAAAACAGCCCTGAGCATGGGGCTTAATGGGACAATGGGGCCAAGAGTGAAGCGGGCAGGGCCCCTGGACTGTCGTGGCTCCCCTCATCAGCTCCCCACACCAGTCAAGGCTTCTCAGCTGGAGAACCGGGGAGCAGCTGGACACCCAGCCAAGGCCCTGCCAACCAACTGCCTCTCTGAGGAGGAGGTGGCCAAGAAGCGGAAAAACCTGGCCACTTATTGCCGGCCAGTGAAGGCCAAGCACTGTCAGGCTGGTGCCCCTGCTGATGTGGCCTGCTCTGTGCGCCGCAAGAAGCCAGGCCCGGCCCTGGCCTTTGAGGAGAAGTGCTCTACACTGAAG GTACTGGAGCTACCTCTGTTCCCTGAAGGAAAGGGAGTTTGA